In Phaseolus vulgaris cultivar G19833 chromosome 3, P. vulgaris v2.0, whole genome shotgun sequence, the sequence ttagagagaagggagagaaaagaaaaaagaggaaCAAAACTGAACTTTACTCTATAAGAGATTCTGATAGTGCAGTTTTGTAGTCTTcgctgccaggagtccaatggcagactccgatcgccaaactgataagcgagcaaatcagaatcttagagaaaagggagagaaaggaaaagggaaacctttagagagatggtgattcttttaaaatgaaactcgaataactgaattttctatttatatgtcattttcattttaataataaaatattcaggtatcatttaaaatataccacttctactctaaggttattttctagacCCTTACATAAAACCTTTTtacaaaaaatacattatatgtATAACCAAAAAACATCTTTATCTATATAAGATTAAGGGTCTCTTTGTTTCTAGAGATTTACTATGCATGAGCACGAAATAAATTGTATATCATTTAGATTCAGGAATTTGCACAAAAGGGAAGGGAGTGATATACTCGTGAATAGTAAATATTATCTCTCCCTGAACTAAAGAAAAGATTAGGGAAAGTCAACCACCACTGTGATTTTTCCAATTTTATCTTTTctacatatattaattattacataaatttaactaacaaaaatattttaataaaatgaaataataataattaataaaataaaattttgatacaaaaatatttagttatttataataaacaaattatacaataataattttttatttaatataattttttttttctaattataaattataaatttatgaatatttaatttcttaaataacttgtattttttaaattaattattcaataaTGTCATAAATaacttacataattttaattcactcaaatttacacaaaaatacataatattttattattctattttttcaaGACAAgcataaatttgtaatcttatattttacatttttaaaaaaaattcaaaatacccTCAACCaccacatcactcacaaacttcaataaactttcttcacaaattCACTTTAACATACCCCAATTCAAACACACTCACTTTCTTCATGATTTCCTTTCACAttttcacacatccactcttcCAAATCCTAACATTTCTCCTCCTCAATCCAAATACAACCTAAAAAATGTAGTTGagtgtttaaaaaatatcacaatATCATATTCTCTGGTataaaaaaagatttaaatCTAATATACTTCAATATTCAATTGGtatagtatatttttttctatgaaATTTAGTATAAGGATGTAATTGAAATAACCATTCAACAAAAAACATATaggtttgtatttttttttttttactttaaataacaatttaaaagtttcaaaatgaattaaaaaagtaaatcaaatattttattaaatttactaaaacatattaaaaactGAAAGTATCAATAAAGTAATTCAATTATGATaatattgtattatatttttttttaaaatataaatactagATTTGTGCGTATGTAAAACTTAAAACTTGAAAGTGAAAATtgacataaaagagaaaatcaTACAATAATTGATGAAGTAAAGAAAAACTATTTGACAAAATTTTTGTTTGATAAATTTGTTGTGTTCTTATAGGAAGTGTAGCCAATCGAAGTATGAGTAGAAAATATTCAAGTATTGTTTCTCTAATAAATTTGCACTTATTTAGACTATATTGATTTTCCCTAATTAGTACTGacaactaattaaaaatattaattaatcaaagttGAGGTTGAAAtctaattataatatcaaattaaaaagataaataaattttaataatttttatttgacaaTATAAAATTATCTTGGATTTCATAGTTTCATCGTAACATACTTTCTCAAACCAATATTTTCCTTACACCAACCTTCACACTATAAGTTTATTACAACTCTAATTTCTTTTAGGTAAAGTTCTAAACCTTAAATGTGAAAATaccaatttttttaacttttttttacataaGGTTTGCAAGTGTTATAAAAAATGACAAATTGGTAACAATATTATTTCTAATATGAAGCTCTTAAGTTGTTCAATATTAAGATcaaagtttttaaattatttttcaatattaaaaatcaataaaaatacaTATGGTTAAGTCATGCAACATAACCATCAATTGAGcagaaaattcataaaaaaattataaattgaaatGGATAAACTatgtatagaaaataattattacattaaTCTCAATGAAATGAATGTAGTCTAAGGTTCTTGGAGAACAAAACGAATATTAAGAAAACCATAAGCAAGAATATGGAAACTCTCTGGAACCCTTGATGTCCAAGGTATGCTTTTCAATGTTTCTTTCTATCACCCATCAGTAAATGTCCACCATAATCATATTTGTCTTTTTGTTAGTTCATAGATTGAACTTTTGCTCAATAATAGAATGTCTCACTAAGAAAAATAACATGGCATTTAATGTTGATTGTGAGACATCAAGTTCAAACACATGTTGGTtgaatcttatttatttttgtacctTGTTCAGTGAATCTTCTTACTCAAAGTTTTTAACTTtctaagaaaataagaaaagattAGTGGTATCTCTTTTGGTTGTATCCCTTTTTATAATAAATCTAATTCAACTTCTTAAATTGTTttcctatattttaaaattgagaaaattttaatatatatatatatatatatataaataaggaGGAAAATATTATGATAAGAACTAATAATTATCCTAATTATGAGTACctacactattttttttaattcactcATTATGTGTGAAGACACCTTTATCTAGgaaatattttaatgtttaacAAATACCATGttactttaatatttatatttatatatttttatactaaaatatagtaattgatattttttttttcttaggttTCAAACACTAAATTCTTAAGTTATCCAACATCTATTGTTATTAGTAAGTGACATGCCACTACATTAAGACATATACAAACTTTATACCTAAATCTACAACAAACATATACTAAATATCATAAActgatttgttttaaaaattattgattaattttacagttttgaaatataaaagatttcaacaaattttagttcaaaaaaattcttaaatattcatatatatatatatatatataaattaattttaaattattttaaatttaaattcaatttctaaatcgatattaaactaatttgtaaacattcaaaactatttttaaaaaaaatatgaaattatcttaaaaaacaaatctaaatatttaaatttggattacaaattttcttttaaaatatatatttaattttttcaatccaattatttagatttatattaaatttgatttagaTTTTTAAAGAAGCAATCCATTTTTATCTCTAATATTCTCAAGTTTTATCACCATACTAAAtgagaagtattttttttttcataattatataaatgaaattatgtaatatttattaatttgtgaaaaataatatttattaaataattgattattttcaGTAAGAATTGTTTTGTATTGAAATTTATATAGTAatgtgaataaataaatataataaaatgatgAGTTTATATTGTACCAGAACCGTATCTttcaatattttgttatttaataCTTTTGTAATCAACAATGAAACATTAACAAATTTAATGACATTATTAGAATTTAGTAGGGGAGGTGCCAGAGTGaggtgaggtgaggtttttccTGTCCCAATAATTTGCATCACTAAActatatattcttttataatatGATTTTGAGAGCTGTAGTTTTCTACAGTGATTTTGTGAATAGAAAAAGATGAATGAGAGGTGTGTGAGTCATTGCTGAGTCAGATGGTCCACCATGTTGGCACCTGTACCATTTCACTGCATTCAATAATGCAACTGTCAACACACACTGCCTTTGTGGCTTTTCTAAATACCAAACATTTTGGTGACTGTTTTTAAGCCACATGTGAAAGTGAACTATCATCATATTACATCCTTATTAATCCACACACAACATCCTTCAAATCTTTCTATCATCTTCTCTTTCTTGTATTTTCTGCTTGTGGCTGGCATTGTTTTCCTCCCACCTATCTCCTCAAATAATGTTTCTCATGGTCAACAATAATGTTTCATTATTGAGGAAGCCACCAAAGAAATTAAACAGACAAAACAACCAAAACCAGATCTTAAGACTGGGCTCTTCTTGCATTACATTTAATGATGTGATTTATATGCCCTACCAACTTAGTTTAACTCTGACCTAAATTTGTTGCATGTTTTCACAATCCACGTGGAGCAAATGGGTGGTGTTGCAGGTTCCACATGGCCGTCAGGAAAATTATATTCGATATGATTACATTCATCCAATAATGTTTGATATAACCAATGAGTGAATGACTAATTAATATTGATCATATGAACCTGTCCTAGGGCAAGCTAATTAGGACAATTATGATCATACTGTATATAGAGACACTGTTCACTAAGGGACACTGCTGTCAATTAACAATGCATGGTCACCACTAGGAACCAATGTCAACTGTCATGATTCACGGGTTGCTAGTGCcaactaattaatattaataggagttgtattttatttctaattaaaatttacataaCAAAGTAACATGATGACTGATATACACGATCACAGTTTTTTGGCATATAACTTGCTCAAAAAACTAGTTGTTGATAAATGAAACAAATGGGTGAAAGCTATTGAAAATTCAAGATTTAAAAGAGCTGAATTAAAAATGGAAGCTTGACAGATCATCTTATTAGGAGTGTTTTTAACATAAAAGAGTATTTATGCGTGTAATTATTAAAGattcaaaatcttgaaaaaataaaataaattttgaaagaagAAAGACAAGTATgatattttaatgtaatatctattgggaaataaaaataaataatattggatgtcaaattttataaattagcataatcacaatattaaaaaaatgaatttgtttaaCTAATCCGCTAATATTTGTCATCTTATTAGGAAACTTTTGAGCATTAATGAGACTATGTTGGAATATGAAGGCTATATTTATGTTATGTAATATTTCCTTCAACAGTTTTAGTTTAGAATTACTATCTAACTTCTTTTGTATCTGGTTATAATTTCAGTGTCTTGCATTGTGATTGAGTTATGTGTATAGGTCTTTTTCTGTTGGGTAGTGTTTTTTGTGATGTATTTAGGGGTACAGTGGTGATGTATTTAGGAATGTACTTTTTTTGAAAGGTGCTGTTGCCACTATAtacagtaaaaataaaatatatacctaatatactaataaattaatattttaataatatttattttatttttaatttaaaatattattatattattataaagaggTGTGAAGTGTGTGTTGTTCACTATTCACAGTGTAAgaaaagttttccttttttttGAATGTTGGTTAAGGGAAGTAATAtttactctattttttttttcaccaatTGGTGGTAGGGTGATAGGCACCCTCTTGGTAAGATTTCTTGAAAGTTATACAGTTTGATAAGTGTTAGATGTAATAGAGTTGGAGCTTTCttaaattgttatttatttattttattttttattttttattttactaattaaaaaagttatccttcatggttttttttatgatttgcAGCATCTTTTAGTGAGTTGTCTAGACAAATGAATATTGGGTATAATATGCAGCAAGtggaatttttaaatatatctagagttttatttaaatgggtacataataaaatattcataaataaataaaatgtaatatattattattaaaaattatatctcTCTAAAAtctctaatttttaaattttctttaagtttataaaataattaaattatcatTGTGATTTCATATTACATTTTGAGGAGGTACTACAATGATGGATAAAATAGTTAATTAGGTTTTTCATCTAAGTAAGTAGACCACTCTCTAATGATTTTACtcatttcttttcatttattattGCTCGAGCAACAATATGGACACTTAAGTGATATGATATATATCTCAAACAAGAGCTAGTAGCTTGAGCGAGAAAGAGATCGAGGTTGAGGCAATTCTTTCTCCTTTAAAATAAATGACGCTCAATTAACAACTTGGTCACTTAAGTGATAACTTAGTCATTCAAGCGATGAGTTGTGATCTCATGTGTTCCTAAAACATGTGAGACCATGTAACTATGTTTTAATGCTTAAGAGATAGTAAAGTGGTGTACCTTATGAAACTTGATGTACCCAATGAAACAAGTGTATCAATCTAACATTACAAGAACAATCAAACAATTAATGCTTAAGCCTAGAAAGAGAATTTGAGCGAGGGAGAAGCTTAATTCTACTATTTGGAGTTGTCACTCTTAAGTAATGTGAGTAATGTGAGACCATTCAAGGAAGAGAGTCTTCTTCGGTTGTAGGAAGCGAGATTTCAACGGAAAGAGCTCTCTCAAACAACACTTAATTGTAATAATGGTGATGGTGATATTTAATATGATCATTGGTGTGATATGTATGTGTACCAGAAATGGTATTATGACTCCAAGGTTATCATATTAAACACATAATAGGaaatgaaatattatatatttaaattacgATATTAAGTAATGAGAAGTTAAAGGAATTTGTGCATCAGTTGTTACAAATTAGTTAGATGAACTACCTTGACATCCAAAAATGATTATAAATTTTCAATACACTTCTTCTAATAGGTTTGATATTAACTTCTAATGAGATATGTTTAGGGTTCATGGTTTAGACTTATTGTAGCTGAAGGTTTAGCCGGTGTTTCAAGGAAAACAACGAAGAAAAGTTTGATAAAGGAGCTCAAGGTCGGGTATAATATTAAACACATAATCCATTAAGGaaatgaaatattatatatttaaattacgATATTAAGTAATGAGAAGTTAAAGGAAATTTGTGCATCAGTTGTTACAAATTCGGTAGATGAACTACCTTGACATCCAAAAatgattataaatttttaatacacTTCTTCTAATAGGTTTGATATTAACTTCAAATGAGatatgtttagggtttagactTACTGCAGCAGCTGAAGGTCTAGTCGGTGTTTCAAGGAAAGCAACGAAGAAAAGTTTGATAAAGGAGCTCGAGGTCGGGTATAAAAAGGTTAAGGTTAATATGCTTCAATTCGCAGATAACACCTTGTTTTTCTGCGATGCTAGCATTAAGAGTATGTACAACCTCAAGGTTTTGTTGAACTATTTTGAGATTGCTTTTGGGTTGAAGGTGAATTTCTCGAAGAGTAGAATTGGAGGGGTGGGGATTGATCAAAATGTCATTCTTCGCTTTGCGTCTATTCTTAATTGTGAGATGACGAAGACCCCTTTCAAGTACATGGGGATGCCAAAAGAGAAACGTGTTTTAGGACGGTGTAGTTGACAGAATCAAGTCTAGATTGAGCACCTGGAAAGGGACTTTTATTTCGATGGCTGGGAGGATTTTCTTTGTCAAGTCATTTATTTCGTCTGTTCCGCTATTCTTTTTATCCTTGTTCAAGATGCCTTCCACGGTTGTGAAGAAGATTGTGACCCTACAAAGGAACTTTTTGTGGAGTTGTTGGGAGTTTGAGGAGAGGAAAATTGCATGGGTTGCTTGGGATAAGGTGCGCGAACCACTAGATGTTGGTGGCCTTGGCATTCTCAATATCAGGTTGTTTAACCTGGCTTTGCTGGGAAAATGGATTTGACATTTGTGTCAGACTAAGGGAGGACTCTGGAAGGATATTATAGAGTCTAAATATGGTGGGTGGAGAAGCCTTAGAGAGCAACGACTACTCTCAACTCAGATTCACTGTGGCGGAGAGATTTGAAGGAGGTCTGGAAACATGAAGTCTGATGTTCTTCCTTTGAAGATCCTTTCAGGTGGGAGCTTGGTAATggaaatgagtttttttttctggGAAGATAATTGGTTGGGTTCTGGTAGTTTGAAATACATGTTTCCAAGGTTGTTTTCATTGTTAGTATCGAAAGATGCTAAATCTCTTTGTGTGAGGATTGAGTTAATAATGTTTGGGTGTGGGATCTGTCTTGAAGAAGGAGCCTTTTTTCTTGGGAATCGGAATTGGTTTCTCAACTTCTTGGGGTTGTTCACCTTTCAAGCCCCTATTTGGATTTCGAAGATAAATGGGTCTGTAAGGATGGTGATTGCGCTGAATATTCTGTTAACTCAACTTATGGTTTTTTAAAGGGCGTGTTAGAAGAGGAGTCTTTGAGTTTGTATAACTTTTTTTGGAAAATTAAGGCTTTGCCTTCAACTCACATTACTGCTTGGAAGGTCCTGGTGAACAAGATTGCTACCAAGGTCAATCTGGTGGCAAGACGTGGGATTATGGTGGATATCATGGTTTGTTGCTTTTGTAGGGAGAAAGAGGAAACTACAAGTCATTTGTCATTTGAATGTAGAGTTGTTTGGCTAGTATGGAACTTGTGTTATGATTGAGTAAGGGTGAAGTCGGTTGATCTTCTTGAACTTGCTTCACATTTTTTGCATTATAACTTCATTGACGTTCCTGCTTCTGTCAACTTAGCTTTTGGGTATACTTGAATTGCTTTGGTTAGTGAAATTTGGCGTCATAGgaataaacatattttcaagGGAGGAGTGATTGATCATTCTGAAATCTTCTCATTGGCTCAACTGAAAGTATGGTCTTGGGTTACTTCCAAAATTCCTTCtgcttgttttttcttttctgattggtgtcttgatcctctagtttgtatgttttttattaaaaacaagtGACTATTGGTTGGTTGGGTTGATGTTTCTTTTACGGTTTGTGAAgagttgttgttgttattttgaCTGTTGTGGACTATTCCTGAAGTAGTTCACATTTATTTTTGTctagttgataaaaaaaatatttaatacaatttttcTAAAAGACTAACTTGAAAGATAACAAGATACGCGGTTTCATTACAATGTGATTGATTGTATATAATATTGCAGGTGATAATAATCAaggtaataattttatataaatctcatatatatatataacgtaAAAAGatcaaatataatcaattagaccatttaaaaagaatttgataaaatacatttttaatcttcacattttgattttaatcacaataataattaatattttttagtcttAAAAGTTTATCACAAATGTATATTTTTAGTTCTAATTTAAACCTAAAATTGCATCATTTTATagatataaaactaaaaaagttatGATTTTGTGTAGATCCTAAAATCAAGTTTTCTAAGAATCtacatttatattaaaaaaaaaaatacgtaGGTCACAAATACAACACTAGtcttatatcttttaaaaaagaaagtCATATTCTATATGCATAACTTAGAGTTTATAAAAAGAGACAAATTTGTACTTCGTATTCTATGGTTTGTGTGTTTAAAAAATCGaaattatacttttatattataattttttatttatcatttaaaaataaataaataatcattgTAATACCACAAATATTAAGGTATTTcatttttagtataataaaaaaatacagttTTAGTACAACAACTTttgatttaaattattaattttatttgaactcTCTCAACAGTTGAAGTGATTAAAGATACCATCCTTATTAATTATGACATATATTTATTGAAGAgaaaattaacattaatattaataattatctcaattttattcacatatattttaaattctcaTAGTTTTGATTgaatattaacaaaaaagttaattatatattaatattaattattttttaataaacatgTATTCAATTACTTCAATCattaaaattaactaaattattttttttattaaaaataattttttattgtattattctaaatataaaatatgtccTATTTATTCTGAATCTAactatttagttttttaaaaaataaaatcattttacagatatgaaatttcaattttgtttgaaaGTAATAATACTAAAGAGAGTAAAAAAGGGTCAACTATAGTGGGACCCTACAACTGGAGATAGATTGATTCATAATTTGGAAGCTAAACCCTTCCACCATGGTTTCACGCACTACTCCACACTGATTAAAGTTGTTTATTTATTCTCTGTTTTCTACTTGCTGCTGCACCTTTCTAGTCTAAACTATAAGCAAGCTTTAAGTTATGTTTTAAGTGCATCCTTAGACATTTGgaatttattaaaaaagaatatcAATTTTTAGTTGaattaaaaactttatttagAGCATGTTTGAGAGTAAAAttgtcagattttttttttcaaactcgCTTACAAAACTGACAAAACTAAGTTAAACATGTATATTCTCATTTGCCATTCGCAACTGGTTGTTATTTTTGTATTACATTTCATTATTTTACAGTACATACTGGGTTTATTTATTGTATGCATTGTATAATCCATTTCCTTTAATTTTTACtagatttatgtttattttcttataattatgttCAAGGAAAATTAAACTAATTCTCCTTTGCACAGCAcctccttttttttattttttacctttTAATGTTTATCGAAACTCCTTTATTGGATTAGTTactgaattatttttaaaataattaggaCAAGCGATTAGGGTTTTTTTTCACCAAAATGTTACAATTTAACTTTGTACTAATGAAAATGGGAAAAAAATATTGAGAGATTGAATGAGTCGTGTATTAAATGAAAACAAGTCGAGGTAAGAGTTAtatctatcttttttttttcttatgtctAAATTCAAGGTCAAAGTAGTTTTCTATGATATGTCATTTGAGAATTTTTAATGATagtttgttttctgtttttattttatcattatctTTCTTTAATACTTGTTGAGGTTAGATTTATTTTCgcatatttttattgtatttttattcGAAATATTTATTAAGACTTAATCACctaaatgaaaaaagaaaatatacatttattaagcagatttttgtattaaatattaccATAAACAAgcaattaaataagttttttaattcGGGTTAAACCTTTAAAAAGAATCAACTGAAGCCTAAGAACAAaactaaaacataaacaaaccaagTTTAGATAAAAAGGTATCCG encodes:
- the LOC137805662 gene encoding uncharacterized protein, giving the protein MVMVIFNMIIGVIWFRLTAAAEGLVGVSRKATKKSLIKELEVGYKKVKVNMLQFADNTLFFCDASIKSMYNLKVLLNYFEIAFGLKVNFSKSRIGGVGIDQNVILRFASILNCEMTKTPFKYMGMPKEKRVLGRCS